The genomic DNA AACATATTGTCCCGCGTTGGGGCGGCGACGGGAACTTCCTTCCCATCATCGCGCAAACAAAAAATGTCACGGGCACTATCGGTGATATGCGCTCGATTATCGCCGAAGCGTGGCAGGCCGAAGCGCAACAATTCCGTGAAAAGCAAGCAGCACAACACAAAGAATAGTCGTCTTCGCCACGGAGTATGGCCAGTCCTACACAACGGCCTCAAAAACCGCGACAATGGACGTATGATGTCTTCACCTGGAGAAGCCCAACCGCGGCCGTTGAACCTGGCAGAATATTATCTGCTGAGCTGTCTGGATGATGGAGGCAAGCTCCAAGCTCCGCTACGTACCGTTCGTATCGGATTAGCCGGTGCGGTCCTCACGGACTTGGCACGACGCGGCTGTCTGTATGTCACCCGGGATGTGGTGATGGTCAATTCCCACCACGAAGCAGAGCTCGAACAGCCATTACATACCGTCCTCCAGATTATGAAAGACGCTCCCGAGAACCAAGACGCCGAGCAGTGGATCAACCGGTTCTCGCGTCCGGCACTCATGGACGCGGTGGTGAGGATGCTGGAGTTTCGTGAAGAAATCACGGTGGTCAAAAAGAAGTTTTTGGGGATGTTTCCACGCACCAGGATGGTCCCCAACGAGTCCTATGGACGGATGGACATGTATGTCAGGCTCCGAGCCACCCTGCTTGGACGAGATACCGCCCTGGATGCGACCACCTGGCCATTAGTACAACTGCTGTATTCCACAGATGTGCTGCCCAGTATCTTTCCAGGCCTGCAGAATAGAGAAGTGAAAGCCCGGTTAGCTGAGTTCCATGCAGAAGCCGAACACGAAGAACCAGCCATTTCCGAAGCACTACAGGCCATGGAGAACGCCATCGCAGAGGCTTTAACTGCTACCCGAGGGCAGGCCACGGGAATGCGAGGTTAGACGTTCGCGACGAATATTTGCCATCCGCACGGTGCGCGCACCTAAAGTTATGCTCAGTCGTGTGAAGTCTACTTTGTCGGCCACCGCCACGAGCGCATTAGCCACTCGCTGAGGATCGACGGCTAGTTTTTCGACGGCTTCGTGGCCATAACGAGCGGTCGTGTTGCCATGGTCGTATTCATAGACCCGGTGCCACATGTTGGAAGTTACTAGCGCAGCGATTGCCGGGGTGGCACGAGTTTGCCGGACCGAGCTTATGACAAATGCGTGGTGATATTCCGCTTAATACGACCTAAGAGCGCGCTCATACCTCGAAGGCGCAGCGGTGTCAGCGCGTTGGTCAGCCCGAGCCTATTCGGGATATCGTCCGGAACTGTCAGGATCTCTGAGGCACGCTGACCTGATAGTCCCTCAATGAGGACGCCAGCAAAGCCGCGAGTTGTAGGGGCTTCAGGCGGAGCCGAGATAATCAGTGTGACGATCGGATCTTCTTCGTCGGAGTATTCCACAGCCAAAAATAGCGGTGTCTGACATTCGGTGACCTGTTCCATCTCATCTTCGTGACCGGCATAGCGTTCCGGTGGTTCTGGAAGATTATCGGAGAACTCCAACAGCAGTTCGAGACGGTCGGATTCGGGCAGGTCTTGGAAGTCAGCGATGAGTTCGTCAAGAACCTCAATGGTTTGCGCAGGCATAGGATCCTTTCTACGGCAATGATCCACCGTTCATTCTAACGCCCGCGGGGGTTAAAATATTTCGCCGGTGCCAGGATCACTCCCAGCACCGGCGAAATAGGTCAACGAGTCTTAGCTTGGCGCTTGGCCGGGCTCTGCACCAACCACAATCGGTACGCCGACGCTGTTGCCCCACTCAGTCCAGGAGCCGTCGTAGTTTCGTACGGAGTCATATCCGAGCAAGTAACGCAACACAAACCAGGTGTGCGCTGAGCGCTCACCAATTCGGCAGTACGCAATGACCTGATCGGTTTGGCCCAGGTTTGCATCCTCCGCGTAGACCTTGGTCAGCTCTTCGCGGGATTTGAAGGTGCCATCCTCATTGGCCGCGGTTGCCCATGGCACCGATTCGGCGGTCGGGATGTGGCCACCACGCAGGGTGCCTTCTTGTGGGTAGCCCGCCATGTGCGTGGTTTCCCCGGTATATTCGGCGGCGGAACGGACATCAATCAGTGGCAGTTTGCCGATGCTGTCTAATACCTGTGCTTTGTTGGCACGTTCGGTTGAGTCATCGCGTTCGACAACCGGGTAGTCACCTTCAGTGACATCTGGGACCTCGCGAGTGATTTCGCGGCCTTCCGCAATCCACTTGTCTCGGCCACCATTCATCAGGCGGACATCTTCGTGCCCGTAGAGTGTAAAGACCCACAGCGCATAGGCAGCCCACCAGTTTGACTTATCACCGTAGAAAATAACTGTCGTGTCGCGGCTGATGCCCTTTGAGGCAGCCATTTTGGCAAAGCCCTCCGGTCCGATGAAATCACGGGTGACGGGATCGTTCAGCTCGGTGTGCCAGTCAATTTTGATGGCCCCGGGAATGTGCCCGGTCGAATAGAGCAGAGTATCTTCATTCGACTCTAGAACAACGACGTTGGGATGGTCCTTGTGTTCCGCTACCCAAGCTGTTGAGACGAGTTTTTCTGGGTGCGCGTAGTCGGATTGTTCCACCGGAACTGAGGTAGTCATGAAGCGAGAGGCCCTTTCGTTGTGAGTTGCCATCGGCATGTGACACGTATACAAATTAAGGATACAAGCCTGTGTGTTAATTACGACGGCCCGCGTCACACTACTACTTCTACGGGCGCTTTCGAAGTAACAGTGCCGCGGCAGGTGGGCTGCGTTTTAGGATGGAGAGGTTGAGCACCCATTCGGTGCTTGACGTTAGACCGAACTCAATGGATTGGATACAACGTGGCAGAAATCGTAGCTCTATCGGAGCGGAACCCGCAGGTTTCCTCCGAAGAACTCCTGGCGGGCTTC from Enteractinococcus fodinae includes the following:
- a CDS encoding GOLPH3/VPS74 family protein yields the protein MMSSPGEAQPRPLNLAEYYLLSCLDDGGKLQAPLRTVRIGLAGAVLTDLARRGCLYVTRDVVMVNSHHEAELEQPLHTVLQIMKDAPENQDAEQWINRFSRPALMDAVVRMLEFREEITVVKKKFLGMFPRTRMVPNESYGRMDMYVRLRATLLGRDTALDATTWPLVQLLYSTDVLPSIFPGLQNREVKARLAEFHAEAEHEEPAISEALQAMENAIAEALTATRGQATGMRG
- a CDS encoding SufE family protein, which translates into the protein MPAQTIEVLDELIADFQDLPESDRLELLLEFSDNLPEPPERYAGHEDEMEQVTECQTPLFLAVEYSDEEDPIVTLIISAPPEAPTTRGFAGVLIEGLSGQRASEILTVPDDIPNRLGLTNALTPLRLRGMSALLGRIKRNITTHLS
- a CDS encoding sulfurtransferase, with amino-acid sequence MTTSVPVEQSDYAHPEKLVSTAWVAEHKDHPNVVVLESNEDTLLYSTGHIPGAIKIDWHTELNDPVTRDFIGPEGFAKMAASKGISRDTTVIFYGDKSNWWAAYALWVFTLYGHEDVRLMNGGRDKWIAEGREITREVPDVTEGDYPVVERDDSTERANKAQVLDSIGKLPLIDVRSAAEYTGETTHMAGYPQEGTLRGGHIPTAESVPWATAANEDGTFKSREELTKVYAEDANLGQTDQVIAYCRIGERSAHTWFVLRYLLGYDSVRNYDGSWTEWGNSVGVPIVVGAEPGQAPS